The following nucleotide sequence is from Pseudochaenichthys georgianus chromosome 17, fPseGeo1.2, whole genome shotgun sequence.
CACACATGTGTCTTTCAGATTTGTTTGTGGGAGTTGTGTTTGTCCTATTTGACTTGTGAGGGTCTTTTGGACAAGATAGTTTACATACAATGATATTTTTGTTGTCATGAATCCATATCCGCGTTATGAGTGGGTACAATCTTTAGAAAGTGTTCAGCACCGTTAACTTTATATCCTGGTAATTTTGGATGATCATAAAGTAGAACCAAGATAAAAACATTTGATAAATCATAACttataaatatattgttaaataTTTCAGTCATCCTGATAACTCTTTGCCCACAAAAGTGTTGTTGATAATGTGCAACGTTATTTTGACGCGGAGACCTGAGGgtttcattgttgttgttgttgttgctgttgttgttgttgttgttgttgtctgaaGTTACTAATACGCATGTCCCCTATAGCCATTTCCAATGAGGCCAAATGCATTTGAAAATGATTCAAGACACTGCTTGAGCTTCACATAATCTCAAATCAATAAGATTGTCCACTCACATTAAATCCAAATTATTCTCCAGATTCAGATAAATGCTGCACTCCAGCTGAGGACGGGAACCCCTTCGACTCCCCTGTCTTTCCTTACTCCTGGACGGCGTACTCGGGCTCGGAGCTGAGGCATCTGGTCCAGGGGCCATATCATCGCCATAGAGAGCTTCACTCACCGGGTGGCCTCTACGGTGCAGAGGACAGCGGCGCAGAGCCTCTTTACGCACAGCGGGGCCCGGTGTCCGAATGCTGTCAGGACTTTTCTTCAACGGCCCACCAGATGTGCAGGATGCGGGACGGGGACGAGCTGGGTGTAAAGCAGAAACCTCGCGTCGCGGAAATCAAGTCTGAAAATGATTTTGTCTACTCTAACATCGATTCCAGTGGATCCTTTAAATGCATGAAATGCTGCAAGGTAGGCCCGAAACCACATCAgtcatattattttaatatttattgaGATTGTTGATATGTTAACAATTATTTTAGTCGTGTTTTATTGGTTATCATTGTGCCAAATGtatattaaaatgtaataaagatGTCATTCCACACATAACAAGTGTTTGATCAGAATACATTCGGAAGATTTTAAGTTTAATGTCGAAGTAAAAATCACCTTATTCTTCCAAAGTCGTTCTCCACGCCCCACGGGTTAGAGGTGCACGTGCGGCGGTCACACAGCGGCACGCGGCCGTTTGAGTGCGGGATCTGCGGGAAAACCTTCGGACACGCAGTGAGTCTGGATCAGCACAGGGCGGTTCACTCTCAGGTAGGCCTCTCACTGGAGATAAAGCTGCTAACTGTAAGGCCCACACCCCGTGCGTAAAGGGCCCAGATTGCGTAATTCCCAACACAACCGCACACATTTGCGGTTTTTACAATCTTTACAATCTTCTACAATGACATgttgcatttttatttttacaggAGAGGATCTTCAGCTGTAAAATCTGCGGGAAAAGCTTCAAGCGCTCCTCCACGCTGTCCACGCACCTGCTCATCCACTCTGACACGCGGCCTTATCCGTGCCAGTACTGCGGGAAGAGGTTCCACCAAAAGTCAGACATGAAGAAACACACATTCATCCACACAGGTAAACACCGCAAGAACACAATAAATGCACACAAAGTGTTAAATGCCTCTTCGTGCGAAAACGCGTAAAATGCCTCTTTGTGGACAATTTCTAATTGCGTGATCTCGTTTGTGCTGCAGGTGAGAAGCCGCACAAGTGTCAGGTGTGCGGGAAGGCCTTTAGTCAGAGCTCCAACCTCATCACGCACAGCAGGAAGCACACCGGCTTCAAGCCGTTCGGCTGCGACCTGTGCGGGAAGGGTTTCCAGAGGAAGGTGGACCTGCGGAGGCACAAGGAGACGCAGCACGGACTCAAATGAGCAGGCTGCCATGCTTCGGCACTTACTGAACTCTGACTATTTATATGGTCTTGTTTTATTGTTATTCTATTGTTTGTTCTTACAACATTTTAGACTGTACAAATTGTTTCAAGAGGAGAATGCTCTTTTTGTTAATAGTTTCAAAAAAAGAATGATCACATTTTATTTAACCGATATGCCAGGAATTAATCATACATTTTTCGAGCTcagttttattttaaaataggaATCGAAAAGCCTTTCTGCATGTATCATGTTTTCAAATGATAAGACAAGATCCCACACTGAAAAAAATGAAACGTTGATTTACATTTATTATGCCAACAGATTACACATgattgtattaggttagttgaaagcaatattaagttgaacctaatgttttttatttaaacttaatattattttcaacaaaccgaatacagttatgtgtaatctgttgacataacacATTTACATTAAGACAATGTTTCACCTTCTTCAGTGTACATCATGTAGATATCTTTAAGCTTTTGACAATAACATCTTTAAATAATAGTTTGAATCCTCCTTTCCCCGATCCACAGATTGTAGGCACGTTGTAAAAAACGAGAAGCTGTATTATCTAAGCAGGCCATCAATCACGTCCCCAATCGGCACGACAGCACAAAGTTATATCTCCTCTGTCGAATAGAGAAACGTTTTGCTGCCTGCGCACCTGCTCCAAACCAAATATCTTCAGACACACATTGTTAACATACCCATATAACAAATGTCATTACAGTGTCATAAAGTTCCACGTGGAGGAAGTCTGAGAAGCTTTTATTACAGCACAGGCTCCATAAGTAGAACGTCCATATGGTGTTTTCAGGGGGAAAGCTGGGTGTGATTTATTTGGCTCTGCAGAGGTTAAACATCCAGAGCTCTGAAACTTCAAGGATGTGATTTGGACACATTGCACCACAGATTGTAGACATGCTGGCCGGTAATGCTGCGGCACAGAATCAACAGTAAAACAGCCTGCAGAGcagcagtggggggggggggggggggggtaatcaGATCCTTTGTCCTAGTATAGGTATGCAAGTGATCATAAAGGTGTACTGAGACTAAGATGCACTAAAGGCACTAAAGGCTCCTGTGACCTtttctattatattctttggTTAATAAAAATGTATCAATATAAAAAGCAGGATAATGCTATTGTTAGCAATTGCACATTACTTCCTATAATTTTAACTACTTCCTAATGCTTTTTTAAATGATACGTTTCTTTGCAAATTCTTGTCTTCTATTGATTGTTTGGGttgtaaaaaataacaaataaaagtGAATGCTGTCAAAAATGATCAGATTTCACCGTAAAAAAAACCAAAAAAGCAGATTTAAATGTGAGAAGCAGCAACCACCAAACTATTTATTTTCGGTCCAGTGATTCATTGTCATTTACTTGTATCTACAGATGGGTAGTTTAGTTTCTAaacattaaagaggccctatttagctttttggggtttccctaGTGTgtctataggttttagtgcataaATGGTCTGAAAATGCTAAATCcctgagggagtttctctcccacacactccccgcCCACCCCCCCAGCCTGAAACGAGTCCATTGGacccctttgtttacttctgtaacatagtgacatcactatgtaacacttctaACGCTAGCcaatgcttctattggctagtgctccaacacattgtatgcgataggctaaggggcgggacatctttaagtggttgaccaaccacaacagctaaccaatcagagcagactgggctctggtttcagacagagggtgaaaagaggtgctgcagcacaggcagtatgagaagaataaagagctttagaacattaaagcatggagacatggagacatgtcccaggagagacactacatgctaaTGTGATGATGAACATGACAGAAGGAGCTCAATCAGACCTTAGAGAATGGGTCCTGAAGGTATTATGAGAAAAAGGAAAACTAGAAAGTCACCAGAATACACGCTCGAGTCTTGCTGAAAAAAATCTATGTGGCAATATAATAATGTCTTATTGCAGTGCTGTcttgtttttaaataattagaTTTATAAAAAGAATCACATTCCTCGAGCTCCGTCCGTCCGTTTGGGGAGCAGAAACCTTCCTTTCTAAAGTAACTTGACTGTCAGATGATTGCACTGCGGGAAAGCACAACATTTCCCTCTGAATTATAGTGGAGTGGAAGAATACAATGGCATGACAAGAATGAACCTCACATCTGTACTTAAGTGCAGTACTGAAGTAAAGTACTTGTAGCGCTGCTGGTGGCTGTAGCCCAGATCAGAAGTAAGTAGATATGGTCAAATAATATGCTTTTGTAACAAAAGTAATTATCACCAGGTTTTATTTTACGGAAACAAACATGATAGTAAATGCAGGGTACCCACAATTATATAATTCAGTCGGTGATCCTGAGTCTGTATTTGTTATTAATACGTCCAtgtctggttgtgtgtgtgtgtgtgtgtgtgtgtgtgtgtcagtgtgcggGGGCTTGAAACAGCTGCACTAGGTCCAGCAGGTCCTGCCTCTGCAGACCGAGCTCCTCCATCAGTGTGTTCAGGTACACCTCTGATGCGTCCGTCAGCAGGGCCTCCTGCACCACCCGAGACACCCCCGACAACCTGCAACACAACACGATACACAAAACACTCATGTTATCACTTTTCTGCAACAAAAAGGAACATTAATAATAAGAATAAGATTCTTTAGGACACACTCCAATAGTGAAATCTATGTCAAGTGCTAAAAGTGGCTAACGTTGTCCGAAAATACATCTGGTTTACGGAGTCACACGGATATCTCATGAGTAAAACACAGAGGTTGGGGTGGGTTCTAGTTCTTCACTCAGTAAAGGTACAACTCTGCCCACTGCTACATGTGTCACAGCGTTAGTACGCTGGTTGCTCAGGCTCCACCTTCACATGGAACATGAGCAACAGCTTTCAGGTCACCTGTTTGCAGTAAGCTGCGTCATGATTCCTCACAGCCATGATGAAAAGAGAACGTTCAGAAACAAGTGTATATGTCACAGTGACCTGGTAGTGGGGAGCTGCAGCcagaatatttaaataatacttACACAAAAAGaatgaaataaatgaaaatacCAAAAACAAAATTGCATTGTTAAATGAAACTTGTAGAAAAGCCAATTATGCCGCTGATGTATGCGCAACAAAGGGATCTGACTTCAGGTAGCACAGGAAATGTGCATTACTTTGAATACAATTACAGCTTTCTCAAAGTTTCACATGTTTGAGAAAAAAACAGGGCGTGTCAAAAGCATTTCTATAGTTTTACTCTATATCATGCAAAACatatacatattacatatttaaTGGAATGGTCACAGTATGATTCATTTTGGCTACTGTAGGTGTACCTCCATTCcccgggataaataaagtattatttctgATTTGAAGTAACCCCATGAGCATCTATCAGTGGGATCATTCCTGCATGTCAAATGTGAACAGAAAAAGTGCCACGATAATAAATCAGCACAGAAACCTCTTGTGTTTATCTCCAGCTCTAAATCCAGCTCGCACCCTTCCACCTGATCTCCGTCACCTCTCTAACCCCCCCCACCTTCTCTCTCCTGTCCTGTCTACCTGTGTGGAGGCTGCCTGCTCTCCGGTTCAGCCCGGGGTCTAGTGTTGCAGGGGGGGCATCCATTATTCAGCCGGCCTCAACAATAGAGGCCAGACCAGCTCCACAGCTGCCGTGCAGCAGATAGATGGAGCGCCACCAAATTATTCATGATGGAGGAATGGAAGGATGGAGAAGCTTGAATCATAGAGAACCAGCGGACAAAGAGAGTAAATGTTTCCAAAACGATTATTAAATAGGTAACAAAATAAATCCGATTTGTGACGGTAGTAAGTCATCACGTGGCTCGTCACAGATGTAATGAGTTTAGGTTATTAAGTGGTGCATAGATCAGACAAGTGTCTATGTGTCTTttcatttgttttgtaaagcactttaaatTGTCGTgtacagaaaagtgctatataaataaacttgccttgccttgcctatgttTCTAAAAGTGGCCCTGTGTGAGGggggtccggtgccttgctcaagggcaccacggcagggcaggaggtgaactgggacctctcccagtagaagtccacactccatatgtaGGTCTGCTTGGGGACTTGAAccagcgaccctacggctcacagtccaagcccctactgacggAGCCACTGCCTAGATTAGAAGTTATAGATGTATAGCCCATGTGCTGGGGCTCAGTCCCTGTGCGGAGGCCCCAGGGTCAGATCCGGCCGGCGACCATTTACACATGTCTCCCCTTTTAAAACTGTCACTCTGCAATAAAGGCAAATGTGGCCCAAAATAAACAACACTTTATATTAGTGTCTTGTTTAATTGCAAACTGACCCAGAGCCAGTGATGGAGTCATAAATCAGAGTCAGCTGGGCCTCAGGTGAACGTTTTCCCAGGCAGAGCAATTTAAAAAGCAAGGACGTATACAAactgagctgtgtgtgtgtgtgtgtgtgtgtgtgtgtgtgtgtgtgtgtgtgtgtgtgtgtgtgtgtgtgtgtgtaaagggctgcttctctgtgtgtgtgctttctctcctgGATCACGGATCTGGAGGGGGGGCAATCAGGTGGAGATAAGGCCAGGAGGCGTCTGTGTGTACTCAGGCGGGAGCAGCACGGAACTGTCCATGAACtgccagcaacacacacacattcacagacacacacatgcgcaaTCACAATGACCATATGGCACGGGCAAAAATAATTCCACACCATAAAGTGTCTCGACAAATGCCCCATGAAGCTCTGAGGCTGGAAGAGAatctcatgcccctttcacaccagcgccttttcagctccggctcggagctagagcctgaaaagcgctgggttttcctgttcacaccggagctgcgccggctcttagctccggaatccgcttcatttccagctccaaaaaattgtcggtccagaggcaagagctttggagctaagaggtgacggcgcttacgtctctcttacgtcgaggcgtgcaggaaactaaacccacctcccatgggtcgactgttatgcctgcctacaagcagtagtgcctataaacacactttataaagtcaggcaacactaaccaggcttcgtgtggttctgtttatttgtgccttactttgaccatccgttcactgttatcgatcactgtggagagaggcagacgtgttgttttgtattattgcagctatcggatgcaagtagtcagtttagcttcggttgctatgccaacatcacccgttttataccagagaaactttcataacagcgttgtgataccaaacagtgtcaattcagactgacacacattcacttaggctaaggggactggggatatgcatcagctgcttgtgtgagtcggacagtgaatactttagagcggccgctgcagtgtgagctaaccgggagctaactggagaataaactcccgtggaagagcagcactgcagcggtcggtaaatgctgcagaaacacattaataaacaatgaaccacggcactctggagcaaagtataaggttggagaagtcgttattcaatttattctggcttcgtgtgattaaaagcaacacgatcatcgacccgacgcagttgttgttgttgttgtgagctgccgtaatggctgccgttggggggcaaatcagcgatgtaaacggtgacgtcatgacgcagcaggggcagctctggggcgccagtgggcggtgtgaacagagcgggagctgaaaagggaaaccggagctgaatcagaaaagctcccgctcggagcgagaaactgaaaagcgctggtgtgaaagccgcaacagTCACAGTTGGGACAGTGTCCTTCTTTGAATGAAGATTAGAAGCTTTGGTTTGAGCATCAATATGGATAAGGTAACATTTCAATATTAAAATGACTATTATAATGTTCAAACTAAGTTACCTTGATAAAAAGGACACATTTCTCTGTTTCTTTTGATTGCCTGTAATGGAGACATATTGCCTTTGTGttactgttgttgttgtcgtcTGCTAGAAGGGCCCTACATTTATTGTATACTCACCTTCAAGTCACATTTttacaatacatttttaatatcacacacacacacacacacacacacacacacacacacacacacacacacacacacacacacacacacacacacacacacacacacacacacacacacacaccacacacacacacacacacacacacacacacacacacacacacacacacaacttacAGATGGAGAAGTATGACGGCTATGAGGGTCCACTCTGGAGTTTTGTGGATGATGTTTTTGTTGGTGAACCTGCGGTGTTGAGACAAACCAAGCAGAAGTCAAACAGAGATTTATGTCCCGTAAGGTCACTTGTGTATATGTTACACATATCTAACCTCAGGATCTGTGTTAACACACACATAACTCTAGCAACCTTTCTAGGCAGGCGTCAAAAATCACCCGATTGGGACGATAAGTAGaacaggaaaaaaaaaatgtgcacCAGGCTGCAGCAGCGCCACACACTGCCTGTAATAgagctgtgatgtgtgtgtatgtgtgtgtgtgtgtgtgtgacagagctGTGCATTTCCTCTGGTGGGTTAGCCTCTTGTCAGCGGGGCCTCTGGCAGCAGAAAGGAGAATTCCTGGAAGCAGGACTCTGGAGGTCCACTCTCTGCACAGTGATTTAATAGCTCTCCTGTTGAAAACATGCTGAACAGCCAATAGGAACGCAGAGTGCTTCTATGGCAGGAAGTGTTCAATTCTGGGGAGTTTTAATGAACCGCCATACTGACTAATACTGGGCAAGGAAAATAGAAATGCCATTTCTATTGAGGCTGCTTGATATAAGGGAAATATGCAATAATGTTGAATATACCTATATTACttgaaaaatattatatatattaaagcGTATGTGTAGTTAAGCGCCCATCTGTTGCTTTCCATATACTGTGTGAACAGATTACTTGTTCAATTAAGTCAAAGGAAAGGAAAAGATTTGCCATTTTTTATAGTTGAAGAAATGGAACATTGATCTGAACCGAAAACATTTACACAAATATTGTACAGTAAATACATTATTGAGTGGAAACATGGATTTATTGTGGAGCCCTAACAGCATGTATATAACCAATGCCATATATACATGCTATAAGGTTTTGAATAAAACCTTATAGCAGGAAAGAAAGACTTTGGTCCACTCACACGGATCTACTCATTTGTCTAATGAAATCCCTTCTAATGAATATATCACTTTTACAGGCCTTTTGTATTGAAAGCATTCTGTAGTATCACAGTAGGAAATTAAAATTGCATGTAAGGAAATTGATAATATGTTAATCTAATTTAGCGTCTTCAATTAAAGTGTGCTTGTTCACTTCCGATCATTATTTAGattgaaatataaatatacCCTAAGCTTTGTTattaaccacctttgctttaCCTGCAGTGACAATTCCAAATGAAAGCTGTGGATAATAAAAACAAGTAGTTTTGATTTATGAAATGTGGTGAATTCATGTTATTAGGTCTAACCATATTTCACCTGAGCTGAAGAAGCCTGAAGTGGTATAGAACATATCAATACTGTTTGAAGTGTATTTAACAACATTTAACACACTTCTAAATGCTTCCGCATCCATCTGGTACTATATCAAGTAGATCAGGCCAGTGTGGTTTTTTTTGTAGCTTCTTGACAGAGCTTA
It contains:
- the LOC117462445 gene encoding zinc finger protein Gfi-1-like, which codes for MPRSFLVKSKRAHSYHQPRYLDDDYNRLDTILAHVCAETKSQAEFESSLEPQEDVSGGAHRLPAGARLLSPGSLSSSSPLSCGGSVCDRSSDCDYWCPPSPSSSPDSDKCCTPAEDGNPFDSPVFPYSWTAYSGSELRHLVQGPYHRHRELHSPGGLYGAEDSGAEPLYAQRGPVSECCQDFSSTAHQMCRMRDGDELGVKQKPRVAEIKSENDFVYSNIDSSGSFKCMKCCKSFSTPHGLEVHVRRSHSGTRPFECGICGKTFGHAVSLDQHRAVHSQERIFSCKICGKSFKRSSTLSTHLLIHSDTRPYPCQYCGKRFHQKSDMKKHTFIHTGEKPHKCQVCGKAFSQSSNLITHSRKHTGFKPFGCDLCGKGFQRKVDLRRHKETQHGLK